The following are from one region of the Nicotiana tomentosiformis chromosome 7, ASM39032v3, whole genome shotgun sequence genome:
- the LOC104114596 gene encoding fatty acyl-CoA reductase 2, chloroplastic-like — protein MAMVVTDDWLLKLEVTYGGNEERIREENGRVLEPLIFFYGKGHLPCVLADPDCIVDVVPIDMVVNATMAAIAKHGYLPNPELNVYHLASMPMNPLSYSQLFDYSYEFFHSFPFINTKGNKVEVKRMKYFDKISAFSNFICEELFRQYGLQDLTEEEIIKFKRIFKRKVESLKQFSKLYEPYLFYKGWFHNGNMQKLMEEMSEEEKKSFEIDVGQINWGDYFLKIHIPGVQENVLKGKRVPGC, from the exons ATGGCTATGGTCGTAACTGACGACTGGCTTCTCAAATTAGAGGTGACATATGGAGGAAACGAGGAAAGGATTAGAGAAGAGAATGGGAG GGTACTTGAGCCTTTAATTTTCTTCTACGGGAAAGGTCACCTCCCATGTGTTCTTGCTGATCCTGATTGTATAGTTGATGTG GTTCCTATTGATATGGTTGTAAATGCTACAATGGCTGCAATTGCAAAGCATGGATATTTGCCAAATCCAGAACTAAATGTCTATCACTTAGCATCAATGCCTATGAATCCTTTATCATACTCTCAACTTTTCGATTATAGCTATGAATTTTTccattcatttccttttattaACACCAAAGGAAATAAAGTGGAGGTTAAGAGGATGAAATACTTTGACAAAATATCAGCCTTCTCAAATTTTATTTGTGAGGAATTATTCAGGCAATATGGTTTACAAGATTTAACTGAAGAAgaaattataaaatttaaaaggATTTTTAAAAGGAAGGTGGAATCCCTGAAGCAGTTCAGCAAGCTCTATGAGCCATATCTATTCTACAAAGGGTG GTTTCACAATGGCAACATGCAAAAACTAATGGAAGAGATGTCAGAAGAGGAGAAAAAGAGTTTTGAGATTGATGTGGGACAAATAAATTGGGGGGATTACTTCTTGAAAATCCACATTCCTGGTGTACAAGAGAATGTATTGAAAGGCAAAAGAGTACCGGGCTGTTGA